In Camelina sativa cultivar DH55 chromosome 17, Cs, whole genome shotgun sequence, the genomic stretch AaacctaacttatatatatttacaattcacaacaatttgtttttattatgctAATTAACTATTTGCTGATAAAGGATACAtgattagaataatattaataagtgaatagaaattgaaatttagttaaataataatttcatgtgaaatttttattttaaaatgaattcaAATGTAAAAGCTAAACATGAAATATGCTACATATCTTAAGATGACAAgtgaaattgaaaataaaactataaatcatgattttcataatatatatcagtactaatatcccaaaaaaaagacaatttagatttagaaaaattaaatatttcatcatattttaaaacaaaaatatcatatatatatatatatatcatatcatatacataaattGAACTTCTTATAAGCCTATGCTACATCTATATTGAAATATGTTAAGACAATGTTggttgaataataaaatatatagaatttacaaaattatgtgagatttgagaTATAAAAGTTAGTGAGATGTGTGTCTtgctatttatagaaaaaattgtagttaataacatattataaatcctactatattaattgggaagtacaaatataaaactaaccttaaaatgtgtaaaaaattacattcaattgccattagaaaaatttaattaagattaaataattaattaaatatatattctaattaaaaacgaaaataggagaaacatcaaataaaataaattgtagaaaaataataaaaaatctgttagaatcaaaaataatttgtaatttaaatctttttacttacttcacaaccttaacaaaaatttcacaaaggtttaaataaatttattcattacatgcaaatgttttattgacaggttttcaataaacatttttaaaatacaaaaattatcatataagcaacaaaaattttaatcacaaactattataaataacataataacaaaataaattataacaaattttcatataaaaaattcaGTCCGCGATTTTCTGCACACTATTAATCCATGTGTCCAAGCAAACTATTCAGGCAACATGCATGTTTGAATCAAATATTAGCCTACGTGTAATGTGATCTATGCGTACTAATTGTACTACACACTTGTTCTTATTTAATGCCACCAAAGAAATCCATGTGCCCAAGTCGACCACCAATATATAGTGGCATACTTGTAGTGTAATCTATGTATATAATACTTAGCACTTGTCcttataaaacatatttttttaaaaaggttgaaaccaaaCTTCCTTTTAAACACATAGTGATTTATACCATGTTTGATAATGCCACAAATGTCTGTGGGAACAGAAACAAGGCACTCTGGACTTACTGTGACTGTGAGCTTTGaggatataaaaataaatgtctTTCTAAGAATAAATTtgtctgatttttcttttctgagtTGTTTCCAAACTGAAACCTCGTCACTTGTGTGCATGTGAACCTATCCACATGTTATGATAAGCTTACAAAATCCTTATTCAGGAAACTCtggaaaagacaaaagaaaactcaaaatctttttttttttgttcaatgatTTGATCTTATCGTAACTGCTCTGAACTTTTAAATTACAAAGATAAAGACAAATTAATTATGTAGTTTTTCTACGTTTCTATATTACAGACAAAGCAATGTGTTGTCTTATCATAAGAAACGTGTAGTTGCTGTTTGTTTACCTTTTTTCCCCACCCACCCTCCAGAATATGCTATGTGTCGGTCATCAAATGAGCCAGAACAGGTTTGTGAGCACAACAAATTATAATGagttttgaaacaaaacctgCTCTTAAGCTCCCGGTCATTGATTTCACAAGCCGAGATCTAAAGTCGGGAACTGTCGAGTGGGACTTGGTAAGCGGTGATGTGCGGAGAGCTTTGGAAGAATACGGATGCTTCGAAGCCTTGTTCGATAAAGTCACTGCCGAGCTTCGGAAGGCGGTGTTTGAAGCCTCGGAGGATCTTTTCCGGCTACCGTTAGAGACAAAACAGAGAACTGTGTCAGAGGTAAAATACAAAGGATATGTCGGTCAGAATCCTACAAATCCTCTGTATGAAGGAGTGGGTATTGACGTTGCAGAAAATGAAGAGAACGTCAAAGCCTTTACTCAGAAGCTTTGGCCTCAAGGCAACAAGAATTTCAGGTTTTatgatctttaaaatatttgcttctttcattatgatctatatataatagcaaacctattttttttttgtcaactttaatccaacggatgagattagttctaTTATTCCATCTAATGGTTAAAATTATTTAcgatcccaacagttgcaagtttttctccttcaaataATCGTGTCTCTTTGTCGTACTCCCATCTTTCATAAATtgcacctattaatttttgcatctcttcatcgtacccccatctttcaaaaatcacacctattaatctttgtacttttttgtttcacacctctatgttttacacttttatattttacacatctttgtttattatatatataaacatttatggtctacaaaaacaagttttgaaactattgttttctgagtattttttaaacttacaagttaataaataaaatcaaagaattattttattgtagtgttttttaattaaccTGCATCAATCTTCAATtcaagatatttttatatatgtgttgcgttgtaacatatataaatagatTTATGAAACTCACCGAACCAATGACAAAAGCTTATGAATGAACCTATCA encodes the following:
- the LOC104758608 gene encoding probable 2-oxoglutarate-dependent dioxygenase AOP1.2, yielding MSFETKPALKLPVIDFTSRDLKSGTVEWDLVSGDVRRALEEYGCFEALFDKVTAELRKAVFEASEDLFRLPLETKQRTVSEVKYKGYVGQNPTNPLYEGVGIDVAENEENVKAFTQKLWPQGNKNFSDTVLSFTKIVSELDFKIRRMVMVSFGINENYIDEHLKSTKCLMRMMKYRGVDETEEELGMEAHTDRNVLTITLVFVVS